The Micromonospora violae DNA segment CCGCGCAGGATGCCGCTCCTGCCGATAACCGAGCGCAGGTCCTGCCCGGTGCTGGCGAGGATGCGGCGCACCACCGGGTACGCCTCGGGGTGCACGCTGGAGGAGTCCAACGGGTCGTCCCCGTCCGGGATGCGCAGGAAGCCGGCGCACTGCTCGAACGCCTTCGGCCCGAGCCGGGCCACCTTCTTCAACTCGGTACGCGACCGGAACGGCCCGTTGGCGTCCCGGTGCAGCACGATGTTCTCGGCCAGGCCGGCACCGATCCCGGAGACCCGGGTCAGCAGGGGCGCGGAGGCGGTGTTGACGTCCACCCCGACCGCGTTGACGCAGTCCTCCACCACCGCGTCCAGCGACCGGGACAGCTTCACCTCGGACAGGTCGTGCTGGTACTGGCCGACGCCGATCGAACGCGGGTCGATCTTGACCAGCTCCGCCAGGGGGTCCTGGAGGCGGCGGGCGATGGAGACCGCGCCGCGCAGCGACACGTCCATCCCGGGCAGTTCCTGCGAGGCGTACGCGGAGGCGGAGTAGACCGACGCGCCCGCCTCGGAGACCATCACCTTGGTCAGGTTGAGCTGCGGGTGCCGGGCGATCAGGTCACCGGCGAGCTTGTCGGTCTCGCGGGAGGCGGTGCCGTTGCCGATCGCGATCAGCTCCACCCCGTGCGCCCCGGCCAGCCGGGCGAGGGTCTCCACCGACGCGTCCCACTGCCGGCGCGGCTCGTGCGGGTAGATGGTGTCGGTGGCGACCACCTTGCCGGTGGCGTCCACCACGGCCACCTTCACGCCGGTCCGCAGGCCCGGGTCCAGGCCCATGGTGGGTCGGGTGCCGGCCGGCGCGGCGAGCAGCAGGTCCCGCAGGTTGGTGGCGAAGACCCGGACCGCCTCCTCCTCGGCCGCCTGCCACAGCCGCATCCGCAGGTCCGCGCCGAGGTGGATGAGGATCCGGGTACGCCACGCCCAGCGGACGGTGTCGGTCAGCCAACGATCGGCGGGGCGGCCCGCGTCGGACACCCCGAACCGGCCGGCGATGGCTGCCTCGTACCGGGTCGGGCCGGTCGCCACGGCGTCCGCCTCGCCCGCCTCATCCGGCTCCATCGTCAGGTCGAGCACGCCCTCCTTCTCGCCCCGGAACATCGCCAGGATCCGGTGTGAGGGCAGCTTCGGGTACGGCTCGGAGAAGTCGAAGTAGTCGGCGAACTTGGCACCGGCCGCCTCCTGACCCTCGCGTACCCGGGACACCAGACGGCCCCGCGACCACATCTGCTCGCGCAGCGTGCCGATCAGGTCGGCGTCCTCCGCGAAGGTCTCGATGAGGATCGCCCGGGCGCCCTCCAGCGCGGCGGCGGCGTCGGCGACGCCCTTCTCCGCGTCGACGAAGGCGGCGGCGGTGGCCCGCGGGTCCTGGCTCGGGTCGGCCAGCAGCGTCTCGGCCAGCGGGGCGAGGCCGGCCTCGCGGGCGATCTGCGCCCGGGTCCGCCGCTTCGGCTTGTAGGGCAGGTAGATGTCCTCCAGCCGCGACTTCGAGTCGGCGGCCATGATCTGCGCTTCCAGGGCCTCGTCCAACTTGCCCTGACCGCGGATCGACTCCAGGACGGCCGTCCGCCGCTCGTCCAGCTCGCGCAGGTAGCGCAGCCGCTCCTCCAGGGTGCGCAGCTGGGTGTCGTCGAGCAGGCCGGTGGCCTCCTTGCGGTAGCGGGCGATGAACGGCACGGTGGCGCCGCCGTCGAGCAGCTCCACGGCCGCCCGCACCTGACGCTCGGCCACGCCGAGCTCGTCGGCGATCCGCTGATGAACAGACTGGGTCACGATCTCGATCCGCCTTCGACTCGATCCGCCCTCAGAGAGCGGGTACGCCTGCATTCTGCCGGGCGGCCCGGGACGCTGTCGCCGCGCCCGGCCGGCGCGGGGGACGAACCGCCGCACCCGGCCGGGGTGACCGGCGGCGGTCCGGTCAGGCGTGGGCTAGCGTGGCGATCATGGAATCTGCTGCGGAGCCGCGCGCCCGGCGACTCTTCGGCGGCAGCGCCCGGGCCCTCGGCGACCTCACGGCCAACCCGTTCCGCGCCGACCGGGACCGGATCGTCGGCTCGCCGTTCTTCGCCCGCCTCGGCGGTGTCACCCAGGTGATCAGCCCGGTCGGCTCCGGGCTGCTGGTGCACAACCGGCTCACGCACAGCCTCAAGGTCGCCCAGGTGGCCCGGGCGGTCGCCGAGCGGTTGAACGCCGACGAGCGGTGGCGTGACCTGCTGGACGACCTCGGCGGCTGCGACCCGGACGTGGTGGAGGCGGCGGCCCTCGCCCACGACCTCGGTCACCCACCGTTCGGGCACCTGGGGGAGCGGGTGCTGGACCGGCTGGCCCGGCAGCGCCTCGGTCTCTCCGACGGTTTCGAGGGCAACGCGCAGTCGTACCGGATCGTCACCAGCACCGAGATCCGCGGCGCGGCCACCACCGGGCTGGACCTGACCGCGGCGGTCCGCGCCGCGATGTTGAAGTACCCGTGGACCCGCCTGGACCACCCCGACCCGCACCCCCGCACGATGGATCCCCCGCCGCGCGGAGCCACCCCACCGCCGGACGACCCGGAGAGCGGTTCGTCGAAGTTCGGCGCGTACCGCACCGAACTGGACGACCTGCGGCAGGCCCGGGAGCCGTTCGCCGGTCGCATCCCGGAGTGGCAGCAGACCGTGGAGGCGTCCGTGATGGACACCGCCGACGACATCGCGTACGCCATCCACGACGTGGAGGACTTCTACCGGGTCGGTGTGCTCCAGCAGGGTTCGGTCTCCGCCGAGTTGATGGCCTGGCAGCGCGAGAGCGGGCACTTCCGGGCGATCACCGACGCGGCGCTGGCCACGGCGGCCCGGCGACCCGGGGCGGCGATCGAACGGCTCCGCCGGCAACTGCACCGCAAGGACGCCTGGATCGCCGACGACGACGCGTTCGCCGCCGCCGTCGAGCACGTCCGCGAGGAGCTGGTGGACGGGCTGCTCGCGATGCCGTTCGACGGCTCGATCGAGGCCGAGCAGTACGTGGCCCGGTTCTCCGCCCGCTGGTCCACCCGCTTCGTCGAGGCGATCACCGTCACCGGTCAGCCGTCGGTGCGTTCCGGGTACGTGCTGTTGGGCT contains these protein-coding regions:
- a CDS encoding Tex family protein; the encoded protein is MQAYPLSEGGSSRRRIEIVTQSVHQRIADELGVAERQVRAAVELLDGGATVPFIARYRKEATGLLDDTQLRTLEERLRYLRELDERRTAVLESIRGQGKLDEALEAQIMAADSKSRLEDIYLPYKPKRRTRAQIAREAGLAPLAETLLADPSQDPRATAAAFVDAEKGVADAAAALEGARAILIETFAEDADLIGTLREQMWSRGRLVSRVREGQEAAGAKFADYFDFSEPYPKLPSHRILAMFRGEKEGVLDLTMEPDEAGEADAVATGPTRYEAAIAGRFGVSDAGRPADRWLTDTVRWAWRTRILIHLGADLRMRLWQAAEEEAVRVFATNLRDLLLAAPAGTRPTMGLDPGLRTGVKVAVVDATGKVVATDTIYPHEPRRQWDASVETLARLAGAHGVELIAIGNGTASRETDKLAGDLIARHPQLNLTKVMVSEAGASVYSASAYASQELPGMDVSLRGAVSIARRLQDPLAELVKIDPRSIGVGQYQHDLSEVKLSRSLDAVVEDCVNAVGVDVNTASAPLLTRVSGIGAGLAENIVLHRDANGPFRSRTELKKVARLGPKAFEQCAGFLRIPDGDDPLDSSSVHPEAYPVVRRILASTGQDLRSVIGRSGILRGLRATDFVDERFGLPTVTDILAELEKPGRDPRPEFRTATFVEGVEKVSDLNPGMVLEGVVTNVAAFGAFVDVGVHQDGLVHVSAMSRTFVKDPREVVKSGDVVKVRVLDVDVPRKRISLTLRLDDEAPAGGGGGRTSQEGRGGPAQRAPQGGGAGQGGRGRQGTSGGPQSGGGGQGGRGRQDSRGGQGGRGGGQRHGAPAPANDAMAEALRRAGLA
- a CDS encoding deoxyguanosinetriphosphate triphosphohydrolase family protein; translation: MESAAEPRARRLFGGSARALGDLTANPFRADRDRIVGSPFFARLGGVTQVISPVGSGLLVHNRLTHSLKVAQVARAVAERLNADERWRDLLDDLGGCDPDVVEAAALAHDLGHPPFGHLGERVLDRLARQRLGLSDGFEGNAQSYRIVTSTEIRGAATTGLDLTAAVRAAMLKYPWTRLDHPDPHPRTMDPPPRGATPPPDDPESGSSKFGAYRTELDDLRQAREPFAGRIPEWQQTVEASVMDTADDIAYAIHDVEDFYRVGVLQQGSVSAELMAWQRESGHFRAITDAALATAARRPGAAIERLRRQLHRKDAWIADDDAFAAAVEHVREELVDGLLAMPFDGSIEAEQYVARFSARWSTRFVEAITVTGQPSVRSGYVLLGCAQWHEVQVLKFVHHRFVLARPDLALHQRGQARLLGTLVEALWEWLLDPQEESRLPRRLHDLVELAEAELHPRTPDRIGRARGRAIVDFVAQLTDGQAVAMLDALSGRSGALWTDAFVL